A DNA window from Barnesiella intestinihominis YIT 11860 contains the following coding sequences:
- the wecB gene encoding non-hydrolyzing UDP-N-acetylglucosamine 2-epimerase, whose amino-acid sequence MKRLKVLSVVGTRPEIIRLSCVLQKLDASPAIEHVLVHTGQNYDYELNEIFFQDLGLRKPDYFLNAAGNNATTTAGQILINIDPVLEEVRPDAFLVLGDTNSCLCAIAAKKRHIPIFHMEAGNRCFDQRVPEESNRKIVDHISDINLPYSSIAREYLLSEGIPSDRVVKTGSPMYEVLNRYLPQINASSILENLGLEKGKYFVVSAHREENISSERNFGNLVTILNDIAQTYGFPVIVSTHPRTRKKIETDSVEFHPLIRLMKPMGFSDYNKLQINAKTVISDSGTISEESSILNFKALNIREAHERPEAMEEASVMMVGLNPERVMQGLSELQNQILETRNFRPVADYSIPNVSDKVVRIILSYTDYVKRVVWGER is encoded by the coding sequence ATGAAGCGATTGAAAGTCCTTTCGGTAGTAGGGACAAGACCCGAAATAATCAGATTGTCATGTGTATTGCAAAAGTTAGATGCCAGTCCCGCCATAGAGCACGTATTGGTACACACAGGACAAAATTACGATTATGAATTAAACGAAATATTTTTTCAGGATTTAGGTCTACGGAAACCTGATTATTTTTTGAATGCGGCAGGTAATAATGCGACGACGACTGCCGGGCAGATATTGATTAATATAGATCCGGTTCTGGAAGAAGTTCGTCCGGATGCATTTCTTGTATTGGGCGACACGAATTCTTGCTTGTGTGCGATAGCGGCTAAGAAACGTCATATCCCTATTTTCCATATGGAGGCCGGAAATCGCTGTTTCGACCAGCGTGTTCCCGAAGAGAGTAATCGTAAGATTGTCGACCATATATCGGATATTAATTTGCCGTACAGCTCTATTGCCCGTGAATATTTGTTGAGCGAGGGAATCCCTTCCGATCGGGTTGTCAAAACCGGAAGCCCCATGTATGAGGTGCTGAACAGGTATTTGCCTCAGATAAATGCCTCGTCTATTTTAGAGAATCTGGGATTGGAGAAGGGCAAATACTTTGTCGTGTCGGCCCATCGGGAAGAGAATATATCGAGCGAACGCAACTTCGGGAATTTGGTTACGATTTTGAACGACATAGCTCAAACGTATGGTTTTCCCGTGATTGTGTCGACACACCCCCGTACCCGCAAGAAAATAGAAACCGATAGTGTTGAATTTCACCCGCTTATACGGCTGATGAAACCGATGGGTTTTAGCGATTATAATAAATTGCAAATTAATGCCAAAACGGTAATCTCGGATAGCGGAACCATCAGCGAGGAGTCGTCTATTCTTAATTTTAAGGCTCTGAATATACGTGAAGCTCACGAGCGTCCCGAGGCGATGGAGGAAGCTTCGGTGATGATGGTAGGGCTTAATCCCGAACGGGTGATGCAGGGCTTGTCCGAATTGCAGAATCAGATTCTCGAAACTCGTAATTTTCGTCCGGTTGCAGACTACTCTATACCGAATGTTAGCGACAAAGTCGTGCGAATTATTCTTTCTTATACCGATTATGTCAAAAGAGTCGTCTGGGGTGAAAGGTAA
- a CDS encoding glycosyltransferase family 4 protein, with protein MSKESSGVKGKRCLFLTNYFYPEVFRGNDIAFEMVKRGYEVTVITCIPNYPQGHFYEGYGLRSRRREVVNGVNVIRVPVIPRGDGRAIRMVLNYLSSLLFSCIYTLSIVCRKRFDFIFVQELSPAFIGIPAVLAKKIRRIPIYFWLLDVWPESLAAGGITNKYIVKIVDRIMRYIYRHCRKIFIAASGVRTLLQQRGVKNDCIEDLPNWGEDELRKCTVDDDELPHLPDGFKIMFAGNLGEAQNLENVMRVAERLKNNKHIQWIFIGDGRKKKWVMSFVQSREMGDTVHFYDRYPIEYMPAFFRKADIMLLPLCDNSAFNVTLPAKIQAYMLSSKPILVMANGEVQTVVKNARCGYYTGADSIDKMVRLVLSISNYSNQELEEKGRNGYNYYQRHFKKEKCMNNLFEIIEKGERSNV; from the coding sequence ATGTCAAAAGAGTCGTCTGGGGTGAAAGGTAAACGATGCTTGTTTTTGACCAATTATTTTTATCCCGAAGTTTTTCGAGGTAACGATATCGCTTTTGAAATGGTAAAACGAGGATATGAAGTTACTGTAATTACATGTATTCCCAATTATCCTCAGGGCCATTTTTACGAGGGATACGGATTGCGGAGCAGGCGGAGAGAAGTCGTCAATGGAGTAAATGTCATTCGTGTGCCGGTGATTCCTCGTGGAGATGGTAGGGCGATAAGAATGGTGCTCAATTATTTATCGAGTTTATTATTTTCTTGTATATACACATTAAGTATTGTTTGTCGTAAGAGATTCGACTTTATTTTTGTGCAGGAATTGTCCCCGGCATTTATCGGTATACCGGCAGTGCTTGCGAAAAAAATACGACGAATTCCTATTTATTTCTGGTTACTTGATGTTTGGCCAGAAAGTTTGGCTGCCGGAGGTATAACTAATAAATATATCGTTAAAATAGTTGATCGTATCATGCGTTACATTTACCGGCATTGTCGCAAAATTTTCATAGCGGCATCGGGCGTGAGGACATTGTTACAGCAACGAGGGGTAAAAAATGATTGTATAGAAGATTTACCCAATTGGGGAGAAGATGAACTTCGAAAATGTACTGTTGATGACGATGAACTGCCACATTTGCCAGATGGTTTTAAAATTATGTTTGCCGGAAATTTAGGTGAGGCGCAAAATCTTGAAAATGTGATGAGAGTAGCCGAACGTTTGAAAAACAATAAACATATACAGTGGATTTTTATCGGTGACGGGCGAAAGAAAAAATGGGTTATGTCGTTCGTTCAGAGTCGGGAGATGGGTGATACTGTACATTTTTATGACCGTTATCCCATTGAATATATGCCGGCATTTTTCAGAAAAGCCGATATTATGTTGCTTCCTCTTTGTGACAATAGCGCATTCAATGTGACGTTACCAGCGAAGATACAGGCTTATATGCTCAGTTCCAAACCTATTTTAGTCATGGCGAATGGTGAAGTACAAACGGTTGTAAAGAATGCTCGTTGCGGATATTATACAGGTGCAGATTCTATTGACAAGATGGTTCGTTTAGTCCTTTCCATTTCGAATTATTCAAATCAAGAATTGGAAGAAAAGGGTAGAAACGGATATAATTATTACCAGCGGCATTTTAAGAAAGAAAAATGTATGAACAATTTATTCGAAATTATTGAGAAGGGAGAACGAAGTAATGTCTGA
- a CDS encoding WbuC family cupin fold metalloprotein translates to MSEILIDHVLLDRVTKDAKESPRLRMNYNFHESLSSPSQRLLNALEPGTVLPIHRHRHTAETYVLLRGRMRVLFYDDDKKEINRYELDPAEGTYGVNIPRGQWHTIEVLCAGTVIFEVKDGPYIPIAPNDMLE, encoded by the coding sequence ATGTCTGAGATATTGATTGATCATGTTTTACTCGATAGGGTGACAAAGGATGCAAAGGAAAGTCCTAGATTGCGTATGAATTATAACTTTCACGAATCGTTGTCGTCTCCTTCGCAACGTCTGCTTAATGCCCTTGAACCGGGAACTGTTTTACCGATACATCGTCATAGGCATACGGCCGAAACTTATGTATTGTTGCGAGGGCGTATGAGAGTTCTCTTTTACGATGACGACAAGAAGGAAATTAACCGCTATGAACTCGACCCGGCGGAGGGTACTTATGGGGTAAACATACCCCGGGGACAATGGCATACAATTGAGGTGTTATGTGCTGGTACTGTTATTTTTGAGGTGAAAGATGGTCCGTATATACCTATTGCTCCTAATGATATGTTAGAATAG
- a CDS encoding RNA polymerase sigma factor codes for MNEEELVYQLKQESQDAFNRIYNMYSARLYAYCMQYVKSREDTEEIVQDVFIKLWINRHSIIHGEHLSAFIFKIAKNQIINRYKSRINSYVFEEYVNYYNEEQCSVSDTSAIVEYDDFCKSLKKAMKNLSSTQREVIECVKLNQMSVKETAVKLRLKEQTVKNALSAGLKVLKEILKKSLVLILSFVLK; via the coding sequence ATGAATGAGGAGGAACTTGTATATCAATTAAAACAGGAATCTCAAGACGCATTTAATAGAATATATAATATGTATTCGGCTCGGTTATATGCATATTGTATGCAGTATGTTAAGTCGAGAGAAGATACCGAAGAAATTGTACAAGATGTATTTATTAAATTATGGATAAATAGACATAGTATTATACATGGCGAGCACCTCAGCGCTTTTATTTTTAAAATAGCAAAGAATCAGATTATCAATAGGTATAAATCACGAATTAATTCATATGTTTTTGAAGAATATGTGAATTATTATAATGAAGAACAATGTTCTGTGAGCGATACTTCAGCTATTGTGGAATATGACGATTTCTGTAAATCTCTGAAAAAGGCTATGAAAAATTTGTCTAGTACTCAGAGGGAAGTGATTGAGTGTGTCAAATTAAACCAGATGTCTGTTAAAGAGACGGCTGTAAAACTTAGACTTAAAGAACAAACCGTAAAGAATGCTCTTTCAGCCGGATTGAAGGTTTTAAAGGAAATATTGAAGAAAAGTCTTGTTTTAATTCTTTCCTTTGTGTTAAAATAA
- a CDS encoding FecR family protein, translating into MDYLEEKYKRNCLTPKELEELQRKVREMSDGQLEDRLFKGWQEDILDDSSVSAERLAILKRKVDKSIFPKYRTKMLISWGRIAAAILLPIFVFATFYFYQETRSLSSGEVLFSTFAEEHANLTLPDGTKVTMNSNSSLTYSPKDFNRDERCVDFNGEAYFNVAKNKSVPFVITTKDLTVRVLGTKFNLHAYAGNETMEVTLEEGEILVSSRKEEKKLLPNQKAVLNCQDGSILVLEEKRPEDASVWKNNELVFIDEQLENVIVALEENYNISIHIKGLNIDSDLFTGKVPSNDLLNALEILKYSYHMDYCVDAKDIYFSKK; encoded by the coding sequence ATGGATTATTTAGAAGAAAAGTATAAAAGAAATTGTCTGACTCCGAAAGAATTGGAGGAACTTCAAAGGAAGGTAAGAGAAATGTCGGACGGGCAACTCGAAGATCGGTTATTTAAAGGCTGGCAAGAGGATATACTAGATGATAGTTCCGTTTCTGCTGAACGTTTAGCTATACTAAAACGCAAAGTAGATAAAAGCATTTTTCCAAAATATCGTACTAAAATGTTGATATCGTGGGGACGAATAGCAGCTGCAATCCTACTTCCAATCTTTGTTTTTGCTACATTTTATTTTTATCAAGAAACGCGTTCTTTGTCAAGTGGGGAAGTTTTATTTTCTACATTTGCGGAAGAACATGCTAACTTGACTTTGCCAGACGGGACTAAGGTGACGATGAATTCGAATAGTTCCTTGACATATTCTCCCAAAGATTTTAATCGAGATGAGCGATGTGTGGATTTTAATGGAGAAGCCTATTTTAATGTAGCTAAAAATAAATCGGTTCCATTTGTTATTACTACAAAGGATTTAACCGTAAGAGTATTGGGGACTAAATTCAATTTACATGCATATGCTGGAAATGAAACTATGGAGGTTACATTGGAAGAGGGAGAGATATTAGTATCATCTCGAAAGGAAGAGAAGAAGTTGTTACCTAACCAAAAGGCTGTATTGAATTGTCAAGACGGTAGTATATTAGTATTAGAAGAGAAGAGGCCGGAGGATGCATCTGTATGGAAAAATAACGAACTAGTTTTTATTGACGAACAGTTGGAGAATGTAATAGTAGCTCTTGAAGAAAATTATAATATTAGTATTCATATAAAGGGGTTAAATATAGACAGTGATTTGTTTACTGGAAAAGTGCCTTCTAACGATTTGCTTAATGCATTGGAAATATTGAAATATTCTTATCACATGGATTATTGTGTCGATGCGAAAGATATTTATTTTTCCAAGAAATAA
- a CDS encoding SusC/RagA family TonB-linked outer membrane protein: MKKIIKHRLRQFILLFFFIGNVGMLAAQSQRVTIELKNATLKELFSIVEKQTSYRFAYRNVVLDESNDVSISVKNKSVPEVLDEVFKNKGLDYNIVSDKSIVVFDKRPNLGKSSREQVTVKGIVYDETEVPVIGANIVVKGANVGTVSNIDGKFSINAPADGVLEVSYVGYNKEEVEINGRTSLRIDIRPVVLDEVVVVAYGTQKKSSVTGAIDVISSKTIEQVPVSNIAYSLQGTVPGLIITDNGGKPGSTPSLNIRAIGTMSSTEPLVIIDGVPAGLGDFYALSSTDVESVSVLKDASSAAIYGSRASNGVLLVTTKKGNKDKNPTVDISYTASMQTPTKVPELNNSWDYAILVNESYVQAGENPLYTDEEIQMMRDGSNPDYYANTNWWKSAVKSNDSMHQANVRVSGGTAKSAYMISGGYTSQQGLVQFTDFSKYNARANVSTQIVDNFDVMAGVSYYRSNSKEPDHYSDFFEAVLNMPPYLPVKRANGDWGHLNNEDTNPVAWITEGGHTKSYDNNLLMNGMANWEIIPGLRAKAQFSWNLWEVGSSSIYKTITFVNEDGSHKYSNDPNSVSRSMTERSQTTLQTTLEYEKKIQNHFFKVLAGFTDEHYKSHWVGANRKNIPDNNLEEIDGATGTGDLKDNWGNSDEWRMYSYFGRANYDFDSRYFLEFNLRYDGSSRLAPGHQYTLFPSGSIGWRISEEKFMEPIRTVVDNLKLRASYGQLGNQTISLYQYANVMANNPKEYMFGHQWVPGSYLNILPNYDLGWETSTMLDIGVDFNLFNNRLIGAYDWYRKKTDGILLDLPVSGVIGIPVSVQNAGVMASWGHELQLTWRDKVNEFNYGVTLSFSDQMNEVLDLKGTGPHIYDRTVIAEGKPLNTLYGYKCLGFFTSEEEIQNSPKPEGYASQIKVGDLKYADLSGPNGVPDGKIDSYDKTDIGWSAPRYMFGLDFSGEYKGFDFRVFFQGVGKRDEFIYGGIVLNPTSKSLLEDRWNPERSVQENLAHAKLPRYVNGQQNNYEISDFYVKSAAYLRLKNLQLGYTLPKNWTRKICFEKVRFSISANNLFTLTSYPYVDPEGPSGGAYYPQLRSFTFGVELTIGKN; encoded by the coding sequence ATGAAAAAAATCATAAAACATCGATTAAGACAGTTTATCTTATTATTCTTTTTTATAGGTAATGTAGGTATGCTGGCTGCTCAGAGTCAAAGAGTGACTATTGAGCTGAAAAATGCAACTCTAAAAGAGTTATTTTCTATTGTTGAAAAACAAACTTCGTACAGGTTTGCTTATAGAAATGTAGTGCTTGACGAGAGTAATGATGTTTCTATCTCTGTCAAGAATAAGAGTGTCCCAGAAGTTTTAGACGAAGTTTTTAAAAACAAGGGTTTGGATTATAATATAGTATCGGATAAATCGATTGTTGTTTTCGATAAGCGTCCGAACTTAGGTAAAAGCAGTCGTGAGCAGGTGACTGTCAAGGGGATTGTTTATGACGAAACAGAAGTTCCTGTAATTGGAGCTAATATCGTTGTGAAAGGTGCTAATGTGGGTACTGTTTCGAATATCGATGGAAAATTTTCTATCAATGCTCCAGCCGATGGTGTCTTGGAGGTTTCATATGTGGGGTATAATAAAGAGGAGGTGGAAATCAACGGTCGTACGTCGTTGCGCATAGATATTCGTCCCGTTGTGCTGGACGAGGTCGTTGTAGTGGCTTATGGTACACAGAAAAAGTCCAGTGTGACAGGTGCGATTGATGTTATTTCTTCGAAAACGATTGAGCAAGTCCCGGTTTCTAATATAGCTTATTCTCTTCAAGGAACGGTTCCCGGATTGATTATCACGGATAATGGGGGTAAACCTGGATCTACTCCTTCGCTGAATATTCGTGCAATAGGAACTATGAGTTCTACCGAACCATTGGTTATTATAGATGGTGTTCCGGCTGGACTAGGGGACTTTTATGCATTGAGCTCCACGGATGTGGAATCCGTTTCTGTTTTGAAAGATGCTTCTTCTGCAGCTATTTATGGATCGAGAGCATCCAATGGCGTTTTATTGGTAACGACAAAGAAGGGTAATAAGGATAAAAATCCGACGGTAGATATTTCATATACAGCCTCAATGCAGACTCCGACAAAAGTCCCTGAGTTAAATAATTCGTGGGATTATGCTATATTGGTTAATGAGTCTTACGTTCAGGCTGGTGAAAATCCTTTATATACCGATGAAGAAATACAAATGATGCGAGATGGCAGTAACCCGGATTATTATGCTAATACGAATTGGTGGAAATCGGCAGTAAAGTCCAATGACAGTATGCATCAAGCTAATGTGCGGGTAAGTGGTGGAACTGCAAAATCTGCTTATATGATTTCTGGCGGTTATACTTCGCAACAAGGGTTGGTTCAGTTTACCGATTTTTCCAAATATAATGCCAGAGCCAATGTAAGTACTCAGATTGTGGATAATTTTGACGTTATGGCCGGTGTATCCTATTACAGAAGCAATAGTAAAGAGCCTGATCATTATAGCGATTTTTTTGAAGCTGTTTTAAATATGCCTCCTTATTTACCGGTTAAGCGGGCGAATGGAGATTGGGGACATTTAAACAATGAAGATACGAACCCGGTTGCTTGGATTACAGAGGGAGGACATACCAAAAGTTATGATAATAATCTTCTTATGAATGGTATGGCGAATTGGGAGATTATTCCCGGACTTCGTGCGAAGGCTCAGTTTTCGTGGAATTTATGGGAGGTAGGTAGTTCTAGTATTTACAAAACTATTACATTTGTTAATGAAGATGGTAGCCATAAATATAGTAACGATCCGAATAGTGTGAGTCGTTCAATGACAGAAAGAAGCCAGACTACTTTACAGACCACACTTGAATATGAGAAAAAAATACAAAATCATTTTTTTAAAGTACTAGCGGGTTTTACAGATGAACATTATAAAAGCCATTGGGTAGGAGCTAATAGGAAGAATATTCCTGATAATAATTTGGAGGAAATAGATGGTGCGACCGGTACTGGCGATTTGAAAGATAATTGGGGAAATTCTGACGAGTGGAGAATGTATTCCTATTTTGGTCGGGCCAACTATGATTTTGATAGTCGTTATTTTTTAGAATTTAATCTTCGGTACGATGGCTCGTCACGTTTGGCGCCAGGACATCAATATACACTTTTCCCTTCGGGGTCAATAGGTTGGAGAATATCGGAAGAAAAATTTATGGAGCCGATAAGAACTGTGGTAGATAATTTGAAACTTAGGGCATCTTACGGACAATTGGGAAATCAAACCATAAGCCTTTATCAGTATGCAAATGTAATGGCTAATAATCCGAAAGAATATATGTTCGGACATCAATGGGTCCCGGGTTCTTATTTAAATATTTTACCGAATTACGATTTGGGGTGGGAGACTTCTACTATGCTCGATATAGGGGTAGATTTTAATTTGTTCAATAATAGGCTGATCGGTGCTTATGACTGGTATCGAAAGAAGACCGATGGCATATTGTTGGATTTGCCTGTGTCTGGTGTTATCGGTATTCCGGTTTCTGTCCAAAATGCCGGTGTTATGGCAAGTTGGGGGCATGAGTTACAGTTAACGTGGAGGGATAAAGTTAATGAGTTTAATTATGGGGTCACTCTATCTTTTTCGGATCAAATGAATGAGGTTTTGGATTTGAAAGGAACCGGACCTCATATATATGATCGTACGGTAATAGCGGAGGGCAAACCTTTGAATACTCTGTATGGATATAAATGCTTAGGTTTTTTCACCTCGGAAGAAGAGATACAAAACAGTCCGAAGCCCGAGGGGTACGCCTCTCAAATAAAAGTTGGCGATTTGAAGTATGCCGATTTGTCTGGGCCTAATGGAGTTCCTGATGGAAAAATTGATAGTTATGATAAAACCGATATAGGTTGGAGTGCTCCGAGATATATGTTTGGACTGGATTTCTCAGGAGAGTACAAGGGATTTGATTTCAGAGTATTTTTTCAAGGGGTAGGTAAACGAGATGAGTTTATTTATGGGGGTATTGTATTAAATCCTACTTCAAAGAGCTTATTGGAGGATCGCTGGAACCCAGAGCGATCGGTACAAGAAAATTTGGCTCATGCAAAATTACCTCGATATGTAAACGGGCAACAAAATAATTACGAGATATCTGATTTCTATGTAAAAAGCGCAGCTTATTTACGATTGAAAAATTTACAGTTGGGATACACCCTTCCTAAAAATTGGACGAGAAAAATATGTTTTGAGAAGGTTCGGTTTAGTATAT